The following proteins are encoded in a genomic region of Actinomycetes bacterium:
- a CDS encoding DUF427 domain-containing protein, whose product MTTPSTPDPDAGSVMADLAGQRRWWPLVEPTPRWIRVRLGGATVADSRRALLHVQYGPGGLPRSFLPTYFVPVDDVRPEVLVDGEQDDAGTTTWTVQAGGRRVEHGAWMHRSPPFPLEALAGMVTFSWRDLDWFEEEEPLMAHARDPYKRVDVAPSSRHVRVELDGQVLAESTRPTLLFETTLPVRYYLPREDVVADLLPTATHSICPYKGVASWWSAQVGGRVVDDLVWSYEAPIAENPRIAGLMCFLNEKVDLVVDGELRERPVTPWS is encoded by the coding sequence GTGACCACGCCGAGCACGCCCGACCCGGATGCGGGCTCGGTCATGGCCGACCTGGCAGGACAACGTCGGTGGTGGCCGCTGGTCGAACCCACGCCGCGCTGGATCCGTGTCCGCCTCGGCGGTGCGACGGTCGCCGACTCCCGCCGTGCCCTGTTGCACGTCCAGTACGGGCCCGGTGGCCTTCCGCGCAGCTTCCTGCCGACGTACTTCGTGCCGGTCGACGACGTGCGTCCCGAGGTGCTGGTCGACGGCGAGCAGGATGACGCCGGGACGACGACCTGGACGGTGCAGGCGGGCGGCCGGCGCGTGGAACACGGTGCCTGGATGCACCGGTCGCCGCCTTTTCCGCTCGAAGCCCTGGCCGGCATGGTCACCTTCTCCTGGCGGGACCTCGACTGGTTCGAGGAGGAGGAGCCCCTGATGGCCCACGCACGCGACCCGTACAAACGCGTCGACGTCGCCCCGAGCTCGCGGCATGTCCGGGTCGAGCTCGACGGGCAGGTCCTGGCCGAGAGCACCCGCCCGACGCTGCTCTTCGAGACGACCCTGCCCGTGCGGTACTACCTCCCCCGCGAGGACGTGGTCGCCGACCTCCTGCCCACGGCGACCCACTCGATCTGCCCGTACAAGGGCGTCGCCTCGTGGTGGTCGGCCCAGGTCGGCGGCCGGGTCGTCGACGACCTCGTCTGGAGTTATGAGGCCCCGATCGCGGAGAACCCGCGCATCGCCGGGCTCATGTGCTTCCTGAACGAGAAGGTCGATCTCGTCGTCGACGGCGAGCTCCGGGAGCGACCCGTCACGCCGTGGTCGTAG
- a CDS encoding nuclear transport factor 2 family protein, producing MTDDVVAEVLAAEDRRYAALLGPDLPTLERLFHDRLSYAHSSGVRDTKAEYLAKIESGYYDYTRSEHPVERVDVVGDTAVVSGRMTADLLVQGQPKSLDVLALAVWTRDTGDWQLLAYASTPIPRG from the coding sequence GTGACCGACGACGTCGTCGCGGAGGTGCTGGCCGCGGAGGACCGCCGTTACGCGGCGCTGCTCGGCCCGGATCTGCCGACGCTGGAGCGGCTGTTCCACGACCGGCTCAGCTACGCGCACTCCAGCGGCGTCCGCGACACCAAGGCCGAGTACCTGGCCAAGATCGAGAGCGGCTACTACGACTACACGCGCTCGGAGCACCCGGTGGAGCGGGTCGACGTCGTCGGCGACACCGCCGTCGTGAGCGGGCGGATGACCGCCGACCTCCTGGTGCAGGGTCAGCCGAAGTCGCTCGACGTCCTCGCCCTCGCCGTGTGGACCAGGGACACCGGGGACTGGCAGCTGCTCGCCTACGCCTCCACCCCGATCCCCCGCGGCTGA
- a CDS encoding ABC transporter permease: LFTTVYSGVSLNTDLTKGVVDRFRTLPIWRPAPLLGSLLGDSVRYVIAGTVIIVVGVALGYRPDAGVAGAVAALALVVVFSFGLSWVFSVLGLLLRSPNAVMNAGFMGIFPLTFLSNVFVDPSTLPGPLEAFVNVNPISILATACRSLMDGEPDGEAIVVSLVVAALLAAVFLPITTRLYRSR; the protein is encoded by the coding sequence TGCTGTTCACGACCGTCTACTCCGGGGTCTCCCTCAACACGGACCTGACCAAGGGCGTCGTCGACCGCTTCCGCACCCTGCCGATCTGGCGGCCGGCACCGCTGCTCGGGTCGCTGCTGGGCGACAGCGTCCGCTACGTCATCGCCGGCACGGTGATCATCGTGGTGGGCGTCGCGCTCGGCTACCGCCCGGACGCCGGGGTGGCCGGCGCGGTCGCGGCGCTGGCGCTGGTCGTCGTCTTCTCGTTCGGGCTGTCCTGGGTGTTCTCGGTGCTGGGCCTGCTGCTGCGCTCGCCGAACGCCGTCATGAACGCCGGGTTCATGGGCATCTTCCCGCTGACGTTCCTGTCGAACGTCTTCGTCGACCCGTCGACGCTGCCCGGGCCGCTCGAGGCGTTCGTGAACGTCAACCCGATCTCCATCCTCGCGACGGCGTGCCGGTCGCTGATGGACGGCGAGCCCGACGGCGAGGCCATCGTGGTCTCGCTCGTCGTGGCCGCACTGCTCGCCGCGGTCTTCCTGCCGATCACCACGCGGCTCTACCGGAGCCGCTGA